The sequence gtttgaaaaatcaatttatAATTTACTAATTTCTACCCATTTTacctttaattattaattatagtcattacccaatatatttttaaaatattagattAATTATATTCAGAggtgatttaataaaattatttttatctattattttttaacatttgtgataagtcaatGGTGGACAAATATTATTGGATAGAGGGAGTAGTATTAAgtaactactccctccgtttcaaaatatttgattacttttctaaaaatatttatttatttttctaaaaatatttatttcaatttagttagcttatttatgaaattaagaaattcttattatattcttccaatacTATACCttcattaaataaaaatgtatatgctcaaatttatattttcaaaacatatgtaaTAAGGCTAATAAGGCTATTTTCAGGAAGAACCAACTATTTTGAAACAGGGAGTGCTAACTTCTTATAATATTCATTTTAAGAAATATCTAATAAACAAGGATAATTTAGTAAACTACaccttgtatttattatttttctattatttttcttagtaCTCCATCCATTTCAAAATAATAGGTCCTTATTGACTTACACTccccttaagaaaatatttattgggagttaattttatctaattagttttattaatttttttataaggtaatatttaaaattaattttattaatcatcctttaaaaatataaatttaagtatgtacattttatttagtcatttaatgattgGGTGGTATTAAAAAAAACGTAATAAAATTTTGTAGatttcataaatcaaataattaaattaaaataaaaaatttttagttaaaaaaataactaaaataattaaattaaaataattacttttaccaagaaattcaactaaaatgaagggagtaattCGGTAAGCATGAAGTGAGTAATTCGGTAAGCATGAAGTGAGCTGAAACACAATTATTTGAGGGAGAggaatactccctccgtttcaaattattcgtcccaaattttctaatttgatttctcattttactcgttctttttcatgttttatcctttgcattaattacttttttaaaaaattaaaatataaatattatttaataaagatACTATGATAAATTAGTTACGttattaatcattttttttaatcaatgtatCATTTCTATTTGAGACGAGGGACCATAAAGGATAAAACATGGAAACTCCGGTCAAAAATAAAAACCAGAAAAACGAAAGAAGACAAATAGTCAATGAGCTATGAGTTCACACTTGTTCACATATGTTAACATCATCATTCAGTCTATAAATTTACTTACAACACCTTGGGAAGTGTGATACTCCCTCTTTCTCTGTGGTGAttcagaataagtgaattgttgaaatatttattagtgtttCAAACTAAgtgaatcattaattttttttttaaacttacccttatgatttgacaactaattaacttttgaaaaggtattacaaggtcaatttttttttggggagtaaaaatagaaaattgtattaaatttatgtctttaattcGTTTTTCTTAATCTATGTgttaaaatccaacaattcataaGGTCAACTTTttgggtaaaaataaaaagttacgttaaatttatgtttttaatgtttttttcttaattgtgtgtcaaaattcaacaattcatttattatgaaatgaatGGAGTAATTCAAAAATGTCTCAATCAATAGTCTGTTTTCATTCATTACAATAAGAAGAAGAGGAATTTTATATTGTGCCATGCTTTGCATTTACATCCAGATATCCAAGAGGGTCATTTAATTCATAGTCAAATTTCAAGGTTGAGAACATCTTCCAGCAAATTATTATTCAAATGGAGGCTGAATCAGACACAGAGATGACTTAATCAACATGATTTATCAGTTTTGAATTTGACTAACCTCCCAAAGATTTGTTTTTTCTTCATTACTTTTTGACTCTTCCTCACTAATAACAAGTGATATTCCACCCTTGCTAAAGAAGAATACGATAGGATATTTTTCATACCATAgtacttgtattttcttttttgtaacaGTCCTATCCCATTTTTAActaattttaagttcaaaacaaCCAAATGGACTTCAGCAAGTTTAcataaattttcatataaatcAAGTAAAATTTTATCTCGCAGAAGGATTTATTTACTCTCTTCacataaaattttccttttttcacataaattttacTTGATTTGCTAAATATCTTGCAGAATTCATAACAAGATAAGTTTACTCTAGTTGTCCAAATGAAATCTCCAACTCTCCCACTCATTTCTGATTGCTATTGTTCCTACATATGGAAGATTAAGGTACTTTATGTACCAAATTCAAGAACTTACCATACAACAAAAACATCTGGAATTAAAAAAACTGGACCCTTCAAAGCTGGAGTTCTCATAACTCCCCATGCAATGGTGCTAGTAATCTTAAGCCTAAGCCATACAAAAATAGCAGAGATTTacatacaaaagaaaaataaaccgCAAGGATCACCATCACTCAACAAGTAGAGTACTCTTCATTAGAAGTCTAAAGTCGAATTTGGTAtttcaaaagagaagaaaaggcaGAGGTTGATGCTTCCAACGTTACTTGTCAGGTTCATTGCTGCTGATGCTGCTCATATATCTGCATATAAGTCTCGGAAAGTGCAACCATCTGGGGAAGAGTTTCAGAAACATGTAGGTCTTGCATCTCATACCTACATTAGGTTACCAAGTTAACAAAATAAACCACTTCTTCCTCTCCTTTTTCCGTGTGTGTGTGATTGGGAGGGAGGGGATTAAAACTTCATAACAGAAACATATAAAACTTGGTGATATGAGCTATGCAACTAACCAAAGTTCTTCTGATTTTCGTTGGACAAACACTCTGTATGATCCTTCGCCTGGCTTACCATCGTGAACTATATTAGCAATCAAATCATATTTTGACCGAAGTTTCTCATTCTCCTTTGGTGCGGGCAGGGGAATATAATCCTTGAGCTCTAGATTCTTCACCGGGAAGTTAACTGAAAAAAGATGCATGAAACTTCACAAGTGAGGGGATAGAAGTCTAACATTGCAGTTCCTAAGCCAATTATAAATACTCAAGGTTAAGAGCCTTTCTGTTATATCTAGTTTTTGTTGCTTTCCTCCTCCACACAGCCCTCTCCCTGCTCTACCTAGCAGCTAGCTGTCTTGTGTGGAGAAGGAAGTGTAAATGGGATAAGTATAACAAGTAgatttaaaaaattacttttatcaGGAAGAAGAAAGTACACATCACTGACCAGGCAAGGAAGCCAAACCCAGAAACGTAACCCCTTACCCCTCGTCTCTCCACCCTCTCCCTAAATGCCCGTATGCGGAGAATTTGGAATGAGAAAGAACAATTCTAACAAGCAATAAAAAGAAACTTCAAACCCCTTGCTCCTCTCCACCACCCATCCCTTGGAAGGGGTTTACTGATATTCAAGTTAAAAGAGGCAAAATGACATCCTAACCTACAATAAGTTCTAGTGTATTTTAGCGAAACCCAAGCAGTACAGGACAGCTTGATATCATGTCCAACCAAAAATAACAATTTGAGTGATGAAAATGTGATCGTATGAGCTGGGTTTGGGAATTGGCGAGCTAGCAGGAGTATTGACGAGGCTTTTACATCCATTGAGGGTGATCATATTAGTGATATAGTTGGAGAATTTACGTCTACATCCATTATGAATTAAATGTCATGGTAGTTTCATTCAATTCAAGGATATTATCAATAATGAGTACTTACCAAGCGTAGGATTTTTCTCCATGAAGAAATTGTTCTTTGTAAACCTACGCATGTGGAGAATTAGATACTGTGGCAATTTTGTTACACGGTATCTCATCCTTGCTATACGGGGTCTTACAACTTCAGTCACAGTCTCACCATCAAACTTCTTTAATATGTTGAATAATGGAACCTGGATTTAAGTACAGACTTGTGATGCATCATACCATAGTAAAAAAGCAAATAAGGAGGTCACAACATTTGAGAAACTATAGCTTCCGGATGTTGTGAACCATATTAAACATAGTTCAAAAGCAGGTGACTCATTAAGTTTGAAGAATCATTTCAACACATTGAACAGAAAGTTGTAGATGAAGATCATCTTCCCTACTTCCCCAAGGTTaaaagatgaaggaaaagaaCGGgcaaaagagagcaaaaatagaTCATGAATGTGTTTAAATAGGAATCTGCACCCGCAATTATTGAACTGTATCAAACAAGCATAGTCCTCCAAATATAgttaattgaaattcaagagatCTCAGTATCTCACCTCCGATTCAAAGAATGACAAAGACAAAAACTGAAGGGCATCAAATTTAAATGAGAATTGCATGATTTCCCCTAAATATCCTTTTTTCAGTTTTTGCCTCATTTTCTCATTTCATTTCTTTGCTCTCACACGCTACCTCTCTTTCACTGTGTCCTCCGTTTCCTAACACACAAGACCAACATCCAGACTACCatgttatttatttcttgtaaGTTATTATATTCCTCACCACACCTGATGAATGAGGTCATGGTCTTCAAAACTTACACTTTATTTCTCTTTGCTCTTTTTAGTTCTCAATCACTTCTATAAGTTTATTTAGTTCCAAATATTCAACTGATGAAAAATTTGTCAGTATACCAAAGATTGCAATATCCTGAATATCTAAATGAGAAAGGTTCATTAGTTTCCTGTGATTAATCTGGAATAGGGCCATGATAACAGGGGTATTGTTTCACGAACCCTCCTTTCATTTGAGTAATGCCCAAGCTTTATTGCAAGAAGATAAATTCATTGTCCAAGAAACGCTGGTAAAACAGTTATCCTTGCAGATATTACTCTAAATTGTTTTGTAACTAATATCAAATGAATGAAATATCTGAACCAGAGGAGAGGTGCTTCTCCTTATTTAAACTACAGAGGAAGTCTTGAGCTTTAACCAGCTAGAAGGAAACTCTCTGTAATTAACCCAAACTTTGGCTTGATCTACATAATTTCATTCACCTCAGATAAGTCAACAATCTAATTAAAGTCTATAACACTCAGTAAAAGGACTTGGTGAAAAACAATAAGCTTCTTTTTTGAAGTGCAAACAATTTCTCACACTAGGTGCagtctttcttcttttttatttcggAGAAAGGTAACCATATATATAAAACTTGGTGCAATCTTTTCTCCAAAGAACAAATCGCGCTCCACCTTTTTTAGCCAACATCTAGACACTTGCATTTCTGCATGTGCACGAAAGTTAGTACAATGATACATTCAACATGAGACAATTCAATACGATGACCATCCATTCACCACATACTGtagacaagaaaagaaaataaagaaaaggcaaAAAGTTTTCAAAGATCATCACGATTAAAAAAATGAACTTAAAAAGGGACCTGGGGAATAATATTCTTTTCCATGACATCTGTAAAAAGAGGTGGTGGTGGCAAATCAAGCCCAAGCATTAGGAAAGGCATTCTGCTAGTTTCCATGCCAGTATTGCGAGATTCATGTTCACCATCTTCCCCATTCTCCCTCTTTTCAGCAATAGGCCTATTATGCATCTCTTTCACAACCTCCAATTCCCCCTATGAGAAAAAAGCATCATATATTAGCATAATGATCAACTAGTATATTTGTAAATATAGAAGAGTTAATCTTTTCCAGCAAACCTGAAAGCACTGATGGATTATGCTACTGCCTTTTTTGGAACTTCTAAGCTCCGTGTGAAGGGTATTCAGGAGCCATGACATAAATTCAACAGGGTCAGACTGTGCACCTATCCGAAAACGTTTTTTACTAGCTTTCATAACCGCTTGCAAGAACTCATGCGGACTGACCTGCAACGACATTTAGACAAAATAAGAAGACCGTGAAGAACAgacaaacaatgaattcaccaatGCTAATATGCACCTGTCCTTTAAAGTTCCGTGCGTGCCAAATCTTTCGGGTAAGCTCTCCAAATCTATGAACAAGAGGAGATCTATTGTGTTGATAATTTTCAGGGATAAGAAAGAAGTTTCTCAAGGGAGTTACTCGCATCAAAGACTGAATTGTGACATTGACAAAATCAGTCTCCTTGATGTTATTCAGCCCAACCTAACATACATCCCAGCACCAAAAGATTAGCATTTAGACTAAAAGGGGATATAGTAACTTTAACAACTAAAGGTGGCATAAAGAAGTTCAATACCGTTCCGGGAAGATAATCAGACCCATCAAGTGCCCTAGACCACTGCCGGCTCTTATCGAGTTGCTCAACCTGTTCCTGAGTAAATCTGCGAAATAAAGACAAAGCAAACTAGAATGGTGAATCGAAGCCATATATTACAAGAAGGATCCCCAGTTAATCGATACAAGGGCAATATAATAACATAAAGCAAGAAATAAGTGACAGCAAGTCAGAGTATTTTTGACAAACCTTGGATTTAGAACATGTATAATGTCATCAAGCGATGGATCTATGACTTCATATCCATCAGGAAGACAATAAACTTTCTCTGTTCGTAAATTGATGAACACGTGGTGTCCTGCTTCAAGACTGTGTGTATATGCATGGGATTTCTGCCCCCTTCCTTGGTAATACTTTCCACAAACTAAACATGCATACACATTTAAATTTGTGAGGGAGACCGaacaaaatttctcaaagtcaaaATCCAACACCTGCAGATGTCGACAACATGTATTAAAGGGGATATACcagataagagaaaaataaacgAGTGAGAAAGAGAACCATCAGTCTTAGTACGTGAGCTAAACCAAATTTGTTTGCTGATGCAAATCAATAGAAATGCATCAGCTGTAACCAAAAGTTTAGTTTGACATTCAATAACTATAAGACACTTCTTCTAGGACCCGTTTGGCCATAGATTTCGCAAGTAGTtttatttgacaaatatttttggCAAATAATCCAAATTTCCAAATACTAGTATTTGGGCCAAATTccaatttttgtgaatttttaagGGTAAAATATGTGTCCCAAATACTAAGGCCAAAGGCATAGAAATTTCACCCACATCTTCACCCAAAAATGACTCGCCAAAAATATTTGGGAATCTATGGCCAAACGCTAGCTTATTAGGAATAACTATCAGACATTTAAACACAAATCAAAAAAGTATCAAGCTATTTACACTTaagtttttaaaacaaaataaagagtgGAGAAATCATCTCAGAACTCCAGTACCACCAGGATGAAAAGTTGTCACAATTTCGCAATACAATATATAATATTTCAGATTCCACTAAGGTTCCAGTATAGACATCTGCGGTTGCAGGATGAATTAGAATAGATAAaagtaattcaaaaaaaattgaatcatacGGTTACCTGTCTATTTACAGTGTCAAGATAAGGGCAGTCCCTCCTAATCTCAATTGCACGATTTCGCTTCCGTTGGCTTCTACCATGAGACTCATCATCCTCATCTTCTTCGTCGTCAGGTGAGTAGCCATTTTGGTCCTTGTTTCCACCATTATTTATAACTTGCTCAGCAATGCGTCCTCTATTATCATCATCCtcgtcttcatcatcatcatcataagaaGCAAGTGGAAGAAGTGGATTCTCGAAAGCAACTGGTGGAAGAGAGGGAGATGACTGATCCATTACCTTCTGCCGTTTTGTGTTTGCCTCCTCAGGCACCACGCCATCTTCAACTTCTCGCTTCTTCGACATTCTCTTCTCACTTCAAACTATTAAAGACCCACTGGagataataaaatttcaaatcagCAACCAAACATCAGAAACAATTCAAAGTGATCCAAAAGAAGCTTTGAAACAGAAGATAAAAGTTTAAATGTGCATATATTATTTAGCAAGGTAAAAAGATATACAAGCCATTGATTCTACAATCCATGTAATGATATTGGCTAGATCCATTTATTTTACATCTTCAATATTAAGAGCAGCACTTagcaatcaaaaaataaataaatgaatcaataaATAAGGGCAGCACTTCTCCAAAATTGCTAACATGATTTAAGACAATGAGAGGaaataatgaattcaaaagaAGTTAGACAGTTCATCTCCTTTTTCCTGTCTCCTCGCAAGTTGCTTCTCTATCTATCCACACCCATTTTTAGGTAAgatattcatacaactctcacAATCTTGTAACTTCCAAAACAAACACTGAAGATATTACCTCCCATCTCTTCAAAACTCTGGGTAAGTGATTGCTGA comes from Capsicum annuum cultivar UCD-10X-F1 chromosome 2, UCD10Xv1.1, whole genome shotgun sequence and encodes:
- the LOC107858895 gene encoding U4/U6.U5 tri-snRNP-associated protein 2; the encoded protein is MSKKREVEDGVVPEEANTKRQKVMDQSSPSLPPVAFENPLLPLASYDDDDEDEDDDNRGRIAEQVINNGGNKDQNGYSPDDEEDEDDESHGRSQRKRNRAIEIRRDCPYLDTVNRQVLDFDFEKFCSVSLTNLNVYACLVCGKYYQGRGQKSHAYTHSLEAGHHVFINLRTEKVYCLPDGYEVIDPSLDDIIHVLNPRFTQEQVEQLDKSRQWSRALDGSDYLPGTVGLNNIKETDFVNVTIQSLMRVTPLRNFFLIPENYQHNRSPLVHRFGELTRKIWHARNFKGQVSPHEFLQAVMKASKKRFRIGAQSDPVEFMSWLLNTLHTELRSSKKGSSIIHQCFQGELEVVKEMHNRPIAEKRENGEDGEHESRNTGMETSRMPFLMLGLDLPPPPLFTDVMEKNIIPQVPLFNILKKFDGETVTEVVRPRIARMRYRVTKLPQYLILHMRRFTKNNFFMEKNPTLVNFPVKNLELKDYIPLPAPKENEKLRSKYDLIANIVHDGKPGEGSYRVFVQRKSEELWYEMQDLHVSETLPQMVALSETYMQIYEQHQQQ